In Pajaroellobacter abortibovis, the following are encoded in one genomic region:
- a CDS encoding phospholipase D-like domain-containing protein: MKIDCPTLHTVPWFSVGEDRLRLLRNGEQAFPAMLESIENAQKEILMEFYWIGADPIGAMFRDALTRRAKVGVCVRVIYDAIGSLTTPYLWWQPLLQTGGEVSVYHALWPFDPTFKLSLLERRDHRKLLLVDGQDGFIGGINLALSWLPIHLGGKGWRDDLVHIQGATSQQIRAHFYLTWQSLTRSLPPVDVHRISRKNDSPVYILTDYLHHRQKIHREYLARMSAAKRSIDIANPYFVPNRLIRMGLFRAVARKVRVRVLLPANGDVSFVQFATEALIDSLLKHGIELYTLAKPMIHTKIVIIDNEFTMLGSYNLDERSRHKNLEMNLAIQDTAFADYATQGFEQDICSATKLDLYTWRQRPFLNRTIEWVAWGLRKLW, encoded by the coding sequence ATGAAGATCGATTGCCCTACTCTTCACACTGTTCCATGGTTTTCGGTAGGAGAGGATCGGCTCCGCTTGTTACGGAATGGTGAACAGGCATTCCCAGCAATGCTCGAAAGCATCGAAAATGCACAAAAAGAGATCCTGATGGAATTTTATTGGATAGGGGCCGATCCCATCGGAGCGATGTTTCGAGATGCTCTGACCAGACGTGCAAAAGTAGGTGTGTGTGTCCGCGTAATCTATGATGCCATCGGCAGTTTAACAACCCCTTACCTCTGGTGGCAGCCCCTCCTCCAAACAGGAGGAGAAGTGAGCGTATATCATGCCTTATGGCCATTTGACCCTACCTTTAAACTATCTCTCCTCGAACGGCGTGATCATCGAAAACTCCTTCTCGTCGATGGACAAGACGGATTCATAGGAGGGATCAATCTTGCCTTATCCTGGCTTCCTATTCACCTCGGGGGAAAAGGATGGCGAGATGATTTGGTACACATTCAAGGAGCAACAAGCCAACAGATCCGAGCCCATTTTTACCTTACCTGGCAATCACTCACAAGGAGTCTACCCCCTGTCGATGTACACCGAATTAGCCGGAAAAATGACAGTCCTGTCTATATTTTAACAGACTACCTCCACCATCGACAGAAAATCCATCGGGAATATCTAGCGCGCATGAGCGCCGCAAAAAGGAGTATCGATATTGCCAATCCCTATTTTGTCCCCAACCGTCTTATCCGAATGGGCCTTTTTCGAGCGGTGGCCAGAAAGGTACGCGTCCGCGTGTTACTTCCTGCTAATGGAGACGTTTCTTTCGTTCAATTTGCCACGGAAGCCTTAATTGATTCCCTTTTAAAACACGGAATCGAACTGTACACACTGGCGAAACCAATGATCCATACTAAAATTGTCATTATCGACAATGAATTCACCATGCTCGGTAGTTACAATTTGGATGAGCGTTCCCGGCATAAAAACCTAGAAATGAATTTAGCCATTCAGGATACAGCGTTTGCCGACTATGCAACCCAAGGATTTGAACAAGATATCTGTTCAGCGACCAAATTGGATCTCTACACATGGCGACAACGCCCCTTTTTAAACCGCACCATCGAATGGGTAGCGTGGGGGCTAAGAAAGCTATGGTAA